A single genomic interval of Rosistilla ulvae harbors:
- a CDS encoding LamG domain-containing protein gives MQPHDEAPDRQALLDLADLQIQGTATADQTAQLEAMLIHDPEAQREYLRYALVHGQLGLTVPAMPNISGCLPSTTQSGEADSPKLNDARRSTWPALVAFAVAASVLGIVVVRLAREPIEPRQPIAATAPKLETQAMAFSYDHRKPPLGMVGTIGNRRDATGPLTLTVEQGATDFQTKSGASLRVQGPALFGINTEESGVLYRGSVHAKLSDPASRFSVTTANLRILDLGTEFEVDVIDDQHIAVRVLDGQVDVQSRIRLPLYYWNFDSSATTDGLAAAGVPLTFGSRAKRTGGIVGTGAVQFDNSHDAFIEINEGLGSTVGTGAMACSSGISIEAMFISDWSGNFKDYDEIFRKEDGDYRFLLSFQNDENVGQYAEPLVANGPCLSFGLHLEELGYSELDMPLDGREGRPTVAELTDGRPHHVVATYDSFTGKKSLYIDGRLRFEHTFSVGILAISGGSVKACIGNNKWNNNEAFNGIIDEVALYDFGLTAIEIEAHYQNAVRGKPYFDGESQPLAGERWHSIAPVNAGSRQVFNHRTGLPTTEL, from the coding sequence ATGCAACCTCATGACGAAGCACCCGATCGGCAAGCTCTTTTGGACCTGGCCGACTTGCAGATCCAAGGGACGGCGACTGCCGACCAGACGGCTCAATTGGAAGCGATGCTGATCCACGATCCCGAAGCCCAGCGGGAGTATCTGCGGTACGCGTTGGTTCACGGTCAGTTGGGGCTGACGGTCCCGGCGATGCCCAACATCTCGGGGTGTCTGCCATCGACAACGCAAAGTGGTGAAGCCGATTCCCCCAAGTTGAACGACGCGCGTCGATCGACTTGGCCCGCGTTGGTTGCCTTTGCGGTGGCGGCTTCGGTTCTGGGAATCGTTGTGGTGCGGTTGGCTCGCGAGCCGATCGAACCACGACAACCGATCGCGGCGACGGCGCCAAAGCTGGAGACACAGGCGATGGCTTTCAGCTACGACCACCGCAAACCACCGCTGGGAATGGTGGGCACGATTGGAAATCGACGGGACGCGACCGGGCCGCTGACATTGACCGTCGAACAAGGAGCGACCGATTTTCAAACCAAAAGTGGTGCGAGTTTACGTGTCCAGGGGCCGGCGTTGTTTGGGATCAACACGGAGGAGAGCGGCGTGCTGTACCGAGGTTCGGTGCATGCCAAGCTGAGCGACCCGGCGTCCCGATTTTCGGTGACGACAGCTAACTTGAGGATTCTCGATTTGGGAACCGAATTCGAAGTCGACGTGATCGATGACCAACACATCGCCGTCCGGGTGCTCGACGGCCAGGTCGATGTTCAGTCGCGAATTCGATTGCCGTTGTACTATTGGAACTTCGATTCTTCCGCGACGACGGACGGACTTGCAGCCGCGGGGGTTCCATTGACGTTTGGCAGTCGGGCGAAGCGGACCGGCGGGATTGTGGGCACTGGCGCGGTCCAATTCGACAATTCTCACGACGCCTTCATTGAGATCAACGAAGGTCTGGGAAGCACGGTTGGGACCGGAGCGATGGCGTGCAGTAGCGGGATTTCAATCGAAGCGATGTTTATCTCCGATTGGAGTGGGAACTTCAAAGACTACGATGAGATCTTTCGCAAAGAAGATGGCGATTATCGCTTCCTGTTGTCCTTTCAGAACGATGAGAATGTCGGCCAATATGCCGAGCCGTTGGTTGCCAACGGACCTTGCCTGTCGTTTGGATTGCACTTAGAGGAATTGGGCTACAGCGAACTCGATATGCCCTTGGATGGCCGAGAAGGTCGCCCCACGGTGGCCGAATTGACCGATGGGCGGCCACATCATGTCGTTGCCACGTACGACAGTTTTACTGGCAAGAAGAGTCTCTACATCGATGGTCGCCTGCGATTCGAGCACACGTTCTCTGTCGGAATCTTGGCGATCAGCGGCGGTTCAGTCAAAGCATGTATCGGCAATAACAAGTGGAATAATAATGAAGCTTTCAACGGAATCATCGATGAAGTGGCGTTGTACGATTTTGGCTTGACGGCAATCGAAATCGAAGCCCACTACCAAAACGCGGTTCGTGGCAAACCCTATTTCGATGGCGAATCTCAACCGCTGGCGGGCGAACGCTGGCACTCGATCGCCCCCGTCAACGCGGGCTCGCGGCAGGTGTTTAACCACCGAACCGGATTGCCCACGACAGAGCTCTAA
- a CDS encoding sigma-70 family RNA polymerase sigma factor, with protein sequence MDTEPSTKPDDYELFLRLFARDQLRVLAYIRSLIYQPCAVDDVYQETCLELWRSFSTFRRDQDFAAWALGVTRHQVLKHWRTRDRDRHVFSEALIDELSTTALKLGPEINVRQEAIDQCVQLLSERQRELVQLFYGENHSAAAIAQRWQRSVHAVYKSLKVMRRSLADCVESKLQNEPV encoded by the coding sequence ATGGATACCGAACCATCGACCAAGCCCGACGATTACGAATTGTTTTTGCGGTTGTTTGCGCGAGACCAGCTACGGGTCCTCGCCTATATACGGTCGTTGATCTATCAACCATGCGCGGTCGACGATGTGTATCAGGAGACGTGTTTGGAGTTATGGCGCAGCTTTTCGACGTTCCGCCGCGATCAAGATTTTGCCGCATGGGCGTTGGGGGTGACTCGGCATCAAGTGCTCAAACATTGGCGAACCCGCGACCGCGACCGACATGTTTTTAGTGAAGCGTTGATCGACGAACTCTCTACGACGGCACTAAAGCTTGGCCCGGAGATCAACGTCCGCCAGGAAGCGATCGACCAATGCGTGCAGTTGCTGAGCGAACGGCAACGGGAATTGGTGCAACTGTTTTACGGCGAGAACCATTCGGCGGCGGCGATCGCCCAACGATGGCAGCGGTCGGTGCACGCGGTCTACAAATCGCTGAAGGTGATGCGTCGCTCGCTAGCCGATTGTGTCGAATCGAAACTGCAGAACGAACCAGTCTAA
- a CDS encoding DUF1553 domain-containing protein: MLTESGRNTTRLILWAAVGLAFAGAQTVAADEMFEKHVAPLLAQRCFSCHAGDSPEGGFSIEDSAAFFADGYIEPGDSAASHLIELITPVDGKAAMPKDADPLSAAEIATIASWIDAGARWPEGFVVEEALVDDFDWWSFQPLSRPPVPELNDPWAKDPIDRFVLEKLNQKGLTYSPPADRRTLIRRLTYDLTGLPPTPAEVADFVADPDPKAYEKLVDRLLESKHYGERWARHWLDVAKYADSNGYDKDKLRPNAWPYRDYVIRSFNEDKPYARFVQEQIAGDVLFPGTADGTLGLGFIAAGPWDFIGHVEVSEAKLDGKVARNLDRDDMVSGALNTFCSVTVQCARCHNHKFDPITQQQYYGLQAIFAAVDRADRKFDLDPQVAEKREQLNAQLEASDAILKTIDDQIATAGGKQLADLTTRLAKLNKSLKAVEFPEYGYHSAIVAAQDSNKWVEVELKGEVAASRIVLHACKDNYNNIGAGFGFPLRFKVEVAGDGGNWTTVSDATADDFANPGLMPVEILLDDQLVRRVRVTATRLAERKDDFIFALAELQVFAAEQNVALGATVHSLDSIEAPPRWRRQNLTDDKWPQVGEPDTKRRITEATNQRDAILATVTTPDMAQRRDEAKRKIAETEAAIAALPPQQTVYAAATNFTRQGNFKPTGGKPREVFVLHRGEVSLPGDPAIPGVIPLSGDAQWQFDATLNESERRAQLAQWLTDREHPLVWRSIVNRIWQYHFGQGIVATPNDFGRMGAEPTHPELLDWLAVEFRDGGQSMKSLHRMIVNSNVYIQSSAENAANAAIDGSNQFLWRSNRRRLSAEEVRDSILSVSGTLDPTMGGPGYYLFELEKTAHSPHFQYHKFDPADKRSHRRSIYRFIARSQPNPFLTTLDCADSSQSTPRRNETLTSLQALSLMNNKFNLVMAEAFARRLQNERDGLPEQVDRAIQLLVQRPATAEERDDLIAYANAYGLENLCRFLFNLSEFVFVD, from the coding sequence TTGTTGACAGAATCAGGACGAAACACGACTCGGCTGATCTTATGGGCTGCGGTGGGACTAGCGTTTGCCGGAGCTCAAACTGTCGCCGCCGACGAAATGTTTGAAAAGCACGTGGCGCCGCTGCTCGCGCAACGTTGCTTTTCCTGCCATGCTGGAGATTCGCCCGAAGGTGGCTTTTCGATTGAAGACTCCGCCGCCTTTTTTGCCGACGGATACATCGAACCGGGCGATTCGGCGGCGAGCCATTTGATCGAATTGATCACTCCGGTCGACGGCAAGGCTGCGATGCCCAAGGATGCCGATCCGCTTTCGGCCGCGGAGATCGCAACGATCGCAAGCTGGATCGACGCCGGAGCCCGGTGGCCCGAAGGGTTTGTTGTTGAGGAAGCGTTGGTCGATGATTTCGATTGGTGGTCGTTCCAACCGCTGTCGCGACCGCCGGTTCCCGAGCTGAACGATCCGTGGGCGAAGGATCCCATCGACCGATTTGTTTTGGAAAAGTTGAACCAGAAAGGGCTGACCTATTCGCCGCCAGCCGACCGGCGGACGCTGATCCGCCGTCTCACCTACGATCTGACCGGGCTGCCGCCAACGCCAGCAGAGGTCGCTGATTTTGTCGCCGATCCCGATCCCAAGGCTTACGAAAAACTTGTCGATCGTTTGCTGGAATCGAAGCATTACGGCGAGCGATGGGCGCGGCACTGGTTGGACGTCGCCAAGTATGCCGATTCGAACGGCTACGACAAAGACAAATTGCGTCCCAACGCATGGCCCTACCGCGACTATGTGATTCGATCGTTCAATGAAGACAAACCGTACGCCCGCTTTGTTCAGGAGCAGATCGCGGGAGACGTGTTGTTTCCCGGAACGGCTGACGGCACACTCGGTTTAGGTTTTATCGCCGCCGGTCCCTGGGACTTCATCGGTCACGTCGAGGTTTCTGAAGCGAAGCTGGATGGCAAAGTCGCTCGTAATCTCGATCGCGACGACATGGTTTCAGGCGCACTAAATACATTCTGCAGTGTGACGGTACAGTGCGCGCGATGCCACAACCACAAGTTTGATCCGATCACCCAACAGCAGTACTACGGCTTGCAAGCGATCTTCGCGGCGGTCGATCGGGCCGATCGAAAGTTCGACCTCGATCCGCAGGTTGCTGAAAAACGCGAGCAATTAAATGCTCAGTTGGAAGCATCGGACGCGATCCTGAAAACGATCGACGACCAAATCGCCACCGCTGGCGGAAAGCAACTGGCCGACCTCACGACGCGGCTCGCCAAGCTGAACAAAAGCTTAAAAGCTGTCGAGTTTCCCGAGTATGGATACCACAGTGCGATCGTCGCAGCCCAGGACTCCAATAAATGGGTCGAGGTCGAATTGAAGGGGGAAGTAGCGGCATCGCGAATCGTGTTGCATGCCTGCAAAGACAACTACAACAACATCGGCGCCGGCTTCGGATTCCCGCTGCGATTCAAAGTCGAAGTCGCCGGCGACGGAGGGAACTGGACGACGGTTAGCGATGCAACCGCAGACGACTTTGCCAACCCAGGCTTGATGCCTGTCGAAATTTTGTTGGACGATCAATTGGTTCGCCGTGTTCGCGTGACCGCAACGCGATTGGCGGAGCGCAAGGACGACTTCATCTTTGCGTTGGCTGAATTGCAAGTCTTCGCGGCCGAGCAAAATGTGGCACTCGGCGCGACCGTTCATTCACTCGATTCCATCGAAGCGCCACCTCGCTGGCGTCGCCAAAATCTGACCGATGATAAGTGGCCCCAAGTTGGAGAGCCCGACACGAAGCGTCGGATCACGGAAGCGACCAATCAGCGAGACGCGATCCTCGCGACAGTGACCACGCCCGATATGGCGCAGCGTCGCGATGAAGCGAAACGGAAGATCGCCGAGACCGAGGCAGCGATCGCTGCCTTGCCACCGCAGCAAACCGTTTACGCAGCGGCGACCAACTTCACCCGCCAAGGAAATTTCAAGCCGACCGGCGGCAAGCCACGAGAGGTTTTTGTGTTGCATCGCGGGGAGGTCTCGCTGCCGGGCGATCCCGCCATACCAGGCGTGATCCCGTTGAGCGGTGATGCGCAGTGGCAGTTCGACGCGACTTTAAACGAATCGGAGCGACGAGCTCAATTGGCCCAATGGTTGACCGACCGCGAACATCCTTTGGTCTGGCGGTCGATCGTCAATCGCATCTGGCAGTACCACTTCGGCCAAGGGATCGTCGCCACGCCCAACGACTTCGGTCGGATGGGAGCCGAACCGACGCATCCCGAACTGCTCGATTGGTTGGCCGTCGAATTTCGCGACGGCGGGCAATCGATGAAGTCGCTGCACCGAATGATCGTCAACAGCAACGTCTACATACAGTCCTCGGCCGAAAACGCGGCGAACGCTGCGATCGATGGCAGCAACCAATTTCTGTGGCGATCCAATCGGCGGCGTCTGTCGGCCGAAGAGGTGCGGGATTCGATCCTGTCGGTAAGCGGCACGTTGGATCCGACGATGGGCGGTCCGGGGTACTATCTGTTCGAATTGGAAAAGACAGCTCATTCGCCTCACTTTCAATATCATAAATTCGATCCGGCCGACAAGCGATCGCATCGCCGCAGCATCTACCGTTTCATCGCTCGGTCGCAGCCAAATCCCTTCCTGACGACACTCGATTGCGCCGATTCATCGCAGAGCACTCCACGGCGGAACGAAACGCTGACCTCGTTGCAAGCGTTGTCCTTGATGAACAATAAGTTCAATCTCGTGATGGCGGAAGCATTTGCGCGGCGGCTTCAAAACGAACGGGATGGGCTGCCAGAACAGGTCGACCGGGCGATCCAGTTGCTGGTCCAGCGGCCTGCGACTGCGGAGGAACGAGACGATCTGATTGCCTACGCCAATGCATACGGCTTGGAAAACTTGTGTCGTTTTTTGTTTAACCTAAGTGAATTCGTGTTTGTGGACTGA
- a CDS encoding DUF1501 domain-containing protein, with amino-acid sequence MQNRREFVRQAGTNFGALAMAAMLQRDVQSASGGDVEVLHNPPKAKRVVQLFMAGAASHIDLFDHKPLLEKFHGQESDFGEPVEAFQNGLGPWMKSPFKFARYGKSGKQLSEVVAPLGECVDDIAFVHNMVGKTGVHSQATYLQATGFQRPGFPGMGAWVSYGLGAINENLPTFVVLPDHRGFASNGPKNWGSAFLPASAQGTTIFPQRENPIDDLTAQADFVTAAGDRDGLAVLDRMNRRHLQQHAGDSRLEARIRSYELAAAMQLSAPEALDISGETAETMKMYGLDRIGATYPDAINPAEEAEYFGRKCLIARRLLERGVRFVQIWSGNDNGFPRRNWDSHEDIERDHGPLARGMAVGTAALLKDLKRTGMLEDTIVLWTTEFGRMPSTQGSKGRDHNPYVFTNWMAGGGIRGGVTYGESDQWGYKPLDRMHPTQVYDIHATILHQLGIDHKRLTVRHDGVDRRLTDVHGHVIGDLI; translated from the coding sequence ATGCAAAACCGAAGAGAATTCGTCCGCCAAGCAGGTACAAATTTTGGTGCGTTAGCGATGGCGGCGATGTTGCAACGCGATGTGCAATCGGCCAGCGGCGGCGATGTTGAAGTGCTGCACAATCCTCCCAAAGCCAAACGCGTGGTGCAGTTGTTCATGGCCGGAGCGGCCAGCCACATCGACCTGTTTGATCACAAGCCACTGCTCGAAAAGTTTCACGGTCAGGAATCGGACTTCGGCGAACCGGTCGAAGCGTTTCAAAACGGCTTGGGGCCGTGGATGAAATCCCCTTTCAAGTTTGCCCGCTATGGCAAATCGGGAAAGCAGTTGAGCGAAGTTGTTGCGCCGCTTGGAGAATGCGTCGATGACATCGCCTTCGTCCACAACATGGTTGGCAAAACGGGAGTCCATTCACAGGCGACGTATCTGCAGGCGACAGGTTTCCAACGCCCCGGGTTCCCGGGAATGGGAGCTTGGGTCAGTTATGGCTTGGGGGCGATCAACGAGAACCTGCCGACTTTTGTTGTTCTTCCCGACCACCGTGGATTTGCCAGTAACGGACCAAAAAACTGGGGCTCCGCGTTCCTGCCCGCAAGCGCTCAGGGGACCACGATCTTTCCACAACGCGAAAATCCGATCGACGACCTTACCGCTCAAGCCGATTTTGTGACCGCAGCAGGAGACCGCGACGGACTAGCGGTACTCGATCGCATGAACCGACGCCATCTACAGCAACACGCCGGCGATTCGCGACTGGAGGCTCGGATTCGTTCCTACGAACTGGCGGCGGCGATGCAGTTGAGCGCTCCCGAAGCGTTGGACATCTCGGGCGAGACCGCAGAGACGATGAAGATGTACGGATTGGATCGGATCGGGGCGACGTATCCCGACGCGATCAATCCAGCGGAAGAGGCGGAGTACTTTGGCCGCAAGTGCCTGATCGCCCGGCGACTGCTGGAACGGGGAGTTCGCTTCGTGCAGATCTGGTCGGGGAACGACAACGGCTTCCCTCGCCGCAACTGGGACTCCCACGAAGATATCGAGCGCGATCACGGTCCGCTGGCACGTGGCATGGCCGTGGGGACGGCGGCGCTGCTGAAAGACCTCAAGCGAACCGGCATGTTAGAAGACACGATCGTCTTGTGGACCACGGAGTTTGGGCGGATGCCAAGCACGCAAGGGAGCAAGGGACGCGACCACAATCCCTATGTCTTCACCAACTGGATGGCTGGCGGCGGGATCCGCGGCGGCGTCACCTACGGCGAATCGGATCAATGGGGATACAAGCCACTAGACCGGATGCACCCAACACAAGTCTACGACATTCATGCCACGATCTTGCACCAATTGGGAATCGATCACAAACGACTAACCGTCCGCCACGACGGCGTCGATCGCCGCCTGACCGACGTCCACGGGCACGTCATTGGTGACCTGATCTAA
- a CDS encoding DUF1559 domain-containing protein, giving the protein MSRQRISLREQRGFTLVELLVVIAIIGILVGLLLPAVQAAREAARRMQCQNNLKQWGLAMHNYHDTVLAFPFAAVNTDGASQSKRHTWVGTMWPFIEQTALFDQYDWALAFHVAPNCVQNSLTGVITAEVPAYYCPSNPGAKQWQGDAYWRARVHYALNFGNGTVRTPVETTQAPFGFKGGNAARPFTPKMSTFIDGTSNTLLLSELLVPVSDASNDSRGDGFNDDLSYGSFAFTTRSTPNSSLADAIANCPSGGSTIRNAPCVTQTAGASISARSQHPGGVTVTLADGSVRFVGQTIDLAIWQALGTSSGGEVLGDF; this is encoded by the coding sequence ATGTCAAGGCAACGTATTTCCTTGCGTGAACAACGAGGGTTTACCCTTGTTGAATTGTTGGTTGTGATCGCGATCATCGGAATTTTAGTGGGGTTGTTGCTGCCAGCGGTCCAAGCAGCTCGCGAGGCAGCTCGTCGAATGCAGTGCCAGAACAACCTGAAACAGTGGGGGTTGGCGATGCACAACTACCACGACACGGTGCTGGCATTTCCTTTTGCCGCTGTCAACACGGATGGCGCAAGCCAATCCAAGCGACACACATGGGTAGGAACGATGTGGCCATTCATCGAACAGACTGCGTTGTTCGATCAATACGATTGGGCGTTGGCATTTCATGTTGCCCCGAATTGCGTTCAGAATTCGTTGACCGGCGTGATCACCGCGGAGGTCCCCGCCTACTATTGCCCCAGCAATCCCGGAGCGAAACAGTGGCAAGGGGATGCTTATTGGCGCGCCCGCGTTCACTACGCTTTGAACTTTGGCAACGGTACCGTGAGAACGCCTGTCGAAACGACCCAAGCTCCCTTTGGATTCAAGGGTGGCAATGCAGCACGCCCGTTCACCCCTAAGATGAGCACATTTATCGATGGAACATCGAACACGCTTCTTTTGTCGGAGCTGTTGGTTCCCGTTTCGGATGCGAGCAACGACTCGCGAGGAGATGGATTCAACGACGACCTAAGCTACGGCTCGTTTGCATTTACGACGCGCAGCACACCCAACAGCTCACTTGCCGATGCGATTGCGAATTGCCCGTCTGGCGGATCGACGATCCGAAACGCCCCATGTGTCACGCAAACGGCGGGTGCCAGCATCTCGGCTCGCAGCCAACATCCCGGTGGGGTCACGGTAACTCTTGCCGACGGCTCGGTCCGGTTTGTTGGACAGACGATCGATCTCGCCATATGGCAGGCGTTGGGAACATCCAGTGGCGGCGAAGTGCTGGGTGATTTTTAG
- a CDS encoding DUF1571 domain-containing protein, translated as MNHSRRQVLSMLAAASAGATSSAFAQAPQGKFQEPVFRIAANNSITPAVHPLDEALRIAHEGLHEIRTNISDYTATLVKRELVGNTVSDYEYMFIKVRNRRVEDGRVVVPFSVYLAFLKPATVKGREVIYVEQQNDNKMVAHEGGFKGRFLPTVWLKPEGAFAMRGQKYPLTEIGIENLVLKLIERGEQDRQHKDVKVEFRKNAKINGRDCSVIQVTHPEYRPEFDFSLGQIFIDDQMNIPVRYVAYGWPKTPGQKPQINEEYTYLNVKLNVGLTDADFDPNNPNYAFYSK; from the coding sequence ATGAATCATTCACGACGACAAGTCTTATCGATGCTCGCCGCAGCTTCTGCTGGCGCCACCAGTTCTGCGTTCGCTCAAGCTCCGCAGGGCAAGTTTCAAGAGCCGGTCTTTCGGATCGCGGCGAACAACAGCATCACTCCCGCGGTGCATCCGTTGGATGAAGCGTTGCGAATCGCTCACGAAGGTCTTCATGAGATCCGCACCAACATCAGCGATTACACCGCGACGTTGGTCAAACGCGAACTGGTCGGCAATACGGTCAGCGACTACGAATACATGTTCATTAAGGTCCGCAACCGCCGGGTCGAAGATGGACGCGTTGTCGTTCCCTTTAGCGTCTACTTGGCCTTCCTGAAACCAGCGACCGTCAAGGGACGCGAAGTCATCTATGTCGAACAACAGAACGACAACAAGATGGTCGCTCACGAAGGAGGCTTCAAAGGACGCTTCTTGCCGACGGTCTGGCTGAAGCCCGAAGGTGCGTTTGCGATGCGTGGGCAGAAGTATCCGCTGACCGAGATCGGGATCGAGAACTTGGTCTTAAAGTTGATCGAGCGCGGCGAGCAGGATCGGCAGCACAAAGACGTCAAAGTGGAGTTCCGCAAGAACGCCAAGATCAACGGTCGCGATTGCAGCGTGATCCAAGTCACGCATCCCGAGTACCGGCCCGAGTTCGATTTCAGTCTGGGGCAGATCTTCATCGACGACCAGATGAATATTCCGGTTCGCTATGTTGCCTATGGCTGGCCCAAGACGCCGGGACAAAAGCCACAGATCAACGAAGAATACACCTACCTTAACGTCAAGTTAAACGTGGGCCTAACGGACGCCGACTTCGATCCCAACAACCCGAACTACGCGTTCTATTCCAAGTAG
- a CDS encoding VOC family protein encodes MKVLQLNHIALHVADVSISVAFYRDVLQLEPLPRPAFDFPGAWFRLGDDQELHLIGDRDSAVHSASRGNHLALKVDDLDAWEAHLQRIGADHKPRQIRPDGGMQVFLPDPDGHWIELLGFRDAQQ; translated from the coding sequence ATGAAAGTCCTGCAACTTAATCATATCGCCCTGCACGTCGCCGACGTTTCCATCAGTGTTGCGTTCTACCGAGACGTCTTGCAATTGGAGCCTCTGCCGAGGCCGGCGTTCGATTTTCCAGGGGCTTGGTTCCGCCTGGGCGATGACCAGGAATTGCATCTGATCGGCGATCGCGACAGCGCTGTCCATTCGGCCAGTCGTGGGAATCATTTGGCCCTGAAGGTCGATGATCTCGACGCCTGGGAAGCTCATTTGCAGCGGATCGGGGCCGATCACAAGCCTCGCCAGATTCGTCCCGACGGTGGAATGCAGGTCTTCCTACCCGATCCCGATGGCCACTGGATCGAACTGCTTGGATTCCGCGACGCTCAACAATGA
- a CDS encoding Crp/Fnr family transcriptional regulator produces MAEKVWHLKSCELFADLQPEQIRRLEACSRIRSFAVRSLVYLPYDAADSVFFLTGGLVKVCHATPDGKQSTLAFIEPGELFGELALFDPSQRDEFVEVVSAATVVKMPADELLNLMSHANGFAVGITKLVGLRRQRIQRRLRNLLFQSNRERLVHLLLDLADQFGVPAEVGVRLRIKLSHQELANLIGSTRESVTIVLGQLKAAGFIAAARRQIVLLRPRELSDSVGQTYSEKSPPGIPSI; encoded by the coding sequence GTGGCTGAAAAAGTTTGGCATCTGAAATCGTGCGAGCTATTTGCCGACTTGCAGCCAGAGCAGATCCGGCGACTGGAAGCGTGCAGCCGTATCCGTTCGTTTGCCGTTCGCAGCCTTGTCTATCTACCCTACGACGCGGCCGACAGCGTCTTCTTCTTGACCGGTGGGTTGGTCAAAGTCTGCCACGCGACTCCCGATGGCAAACAATCGACGCTCGCTTTTATCGAACCCGGTGAGTTGTTCGGTGAACTGGCCCTGTTCGATCCATCGCAACGCGATGAATTTGTCGAAGTCGTCAGCGCTGCGACGGTCGTGAAGATGCCCGCCGACGAGCTGCTAAACTTGATGTCCCACGCCAACGGCTTTGCCGTCGGGATTACGAAATTGGTGGGGCTGCGGCGCCAGCGGATTCAGCGCCGGTTGCGAAACCTGTTGTTCCAATCGAATCGCGAGCGTTTGGTGCATCTGCTGTTGGACTTGGCCGATCAGTTTGGTGTTCCCGCGGAGGTGGGAGTTCGATTGCGGATCAAATTGTCCCATCAAGAACTCGCCAATTTGATCGGTAGCACGCGAGAATCGGTTACGATTGTATTGGGGCAATTGAAGGCGGCGGGCTTCATCGCGGCAGCCCGTCGACAAATCGTCCTGCTCCGTCCCCGCGAACTGTCCGATAGCGTGGGGCAAACGTATAGCGAAAAATCACCACCAGGAATCCCGTCCATATGA